CAATGTCGCCATAGCCGACCGTAGTCGCCGTGATCACGCTCAAGTAGAGAAAGTCCAGCAGCGGGTCAATGCTGCTCTCCATCTTGAAAAGACGATGCGGTACGTGCGGGTCGAGGATGGTGTAGAGGAGGGTGTAGCTGAGCACCGTCGTCACATACAAGAAGACGAACTGCACCAAGGTGCTCTCCCGGGAAACCATCTCCCGCCGCCACACGGCGCGCAGACTGAGGGCGAACTCGTACACGTTGAGCGCCACCGCCACTGCCAGCAGCGTGAGGATGATCCAGTAGAGATCGCGATGGCAG
The genomic region above belongs to Calditrichota bacterium and contains:
- a CDS encoding two pore domain potassium channel family protein, whose product is MHALVRGGRERIMRALLGLPLLFVAGAVEYYIICHRDLYWIILTLLAVAVALNVYEFALSLRAVWRREMVSRESTLVQFVFLYVTTVLSYTLLYTILDPHVPHRLFKMESSIDPLLDFLYLSVITATTVGYGDIVPLTAGAKVLVMSQTVICYIFLSILIGLIVSWTGGHVGRSSGGGKRPSR